From Dermochelys coriacea isolate rDerCor1 chromosome 8, rDerCor1.pri.v4, whole genome shotgun sequence, the proteins below share one genomic window:
- the LOC119859825 gene encoding methylcrotonoyl-CoA carboxylase beta chain, mitochondrial-like isoform X1 codes for MAPPSEDPAGRPGGGILAVTGVGRPRGDPGAVLSGLLAQPPAPGAGGVALWGSRACRGSSLGRLRAMWNNITVCSLWRPSPSFMSSRIQTLTRLFIRNYKDFCKDRQTIWTLQNSLCQVMKKTVPTLKCNMFPRCFVSNKARYGQYTKTFPVLDGSIPSVCEHVFEENLRNSEACIQRYSELLCKVSKGGGENAILRHTQRNKKLLVRERLRMLLDDETFLELSPFAGFDLPYGDVPAAGCLTGIGKICGIWCVFIANDATIKGGTIYPISVKKQLRAQQIAIQNRLLSVYLVDSGGAFLPLQAELFPDESHGGRIFYNEAIMSAMKIPQVAVVCGSCTAGGAYLPTMAEETVIIDKIGTMFLAGPPLVKAATGEDISSEDLGGARMHSKVSGCVDHFASSEKEAYECVRNIILTLNYELPPEETLEYDDPLYSAEELLGLAPRGYSYTLHIKLILSRLIDGSRFQEFKAEYGTTLVTGFAHMEGHLVGIVANNGELTHDASLKGSHFVQLCSQRCVPILFLQNTAPHAPEPTSLSQAEDHTNRLKAQASMMAAVACAGVPKITLVIGGCYGNESYAMCGRSFDPNFLFLWPNARVALVDSRHISTFPQARDDDCIGDDSELKHLKEKLDEESSAFHSSARLWDDGIILPQNSRKVIAQCLTIMKQQKYQIASLQRYPVIRL; via the exons ATGGCCCCACCCTCGGAGGATCCCGCGGGCAGGCCCGGGGGCGGGATCCTGGCAGTGACTGGCGTGGGCAGGCCCCGGGGAGATCCCGGAGCGGTGCTCAGCGGGCTGCTCGCCCAGCCGCCCGCCCCTGGCGCCGGCGGAGTCGCTCTGTGGGGCAGCAGGGCATGCCGGGGCAGCAGTTTGGGGCGGCTGAG GGCCATGTGGAACAATATCACTGTGTGCTCGCTCTGGAGACCTTCTCCTAGCTTCATGTCTTCAAGAATCCAAACCTTAACTCGTTTATTCATAAGAAATTATAAGGACTTCTGCAAAGACAGACAAACAATATGGACACTACAAAATAGTCTCTGCCAGGTTATGAAAAAGACTGTCCCCACATTGAAATGTAATATGTTTCCCCGTTGTTTTGTAAGTAACAAAGCAAGATACGGACAGTATACAAAAACCTTCCCTGTTTTAGATGGAAGTATCCCTTCTGTATGTGAACATGTGTTTGAAGAAAACTTAAGGAATAGTGAGGCTTGTATTCAAAG ATATTCAGAGTTGCTTTGCAAGGTCAGTAAAGGAGGCGGAGAGAATGCAATCTTGCGTCATACCCAAAGGAACAAGAAGTTGCTTGTTCGTGAACGCCTAAGAATGCTCCTCGATGACGAAACTTTTCTTGAGCTGTCCCCTTTTGCAGGCTTTGATTTGCCATATGGTGATGTCCCTGCAGCTGGATGCCTCACTG GAATTGGAAAGATCTGTGGAATCTGGTGTGTCTTTATTGCAAACGACGCAACAATTAAAGGTGGGACCATTTATCCAATTTCAGTGAAGAAACAGCTAAGAGCTCAACAAATAGCAATTCAAAACAGACTTTTATCGGTGTATCTAGTTGACAGCGGGGGAGCATTCCTACCACTACAG GCAGAACTCTTTCCTGACGAGTCTCATGGTGGCCGAATATTCTACAATGAGGCAATAATGTCTGCTATGAAAATCCCTCAG GTGGCAGTGGTGTGTGGTTCTTGTACAGCTGGGGGTGCCTACCTTCCTACCATGGCAGAGGAAACTGTGATTATAGACAAAATCGGTACTATGTTTCTTGCTGGACCCCCTTTGGTTAAAGCTGCCACAGGAGAAGATATCTCTTCTGAGGACCTAGGAGGAGCCAGAATGCACTCTAA AGTCAGTGGCTGTGTTGACCATTTTGCATCTTCAGAAAAGGAAGCGTATGAATGTGTTAGAAATATTATCTTGACGCTAAATTATGAACTTCCACCAGAGGAAACTTTGGAGTATGATGATCCTCTGTACAGTGCTGAAGAGCTCCTGGGGCTTGCACCACGAGGTTATAGCTATACTCTACATATAAAACTG ATTTTGAGCCGTCTGATAGATGGAAGCAGGTTCCAGGAATTCAAAGCTGAATATGGAACAACATTAGTAACGGGATTTGCCCATATGGAAGG ACACCTAGTTGGGATAGTGGCTAACAATGGTGAGCTGACTCATGATGCTTCTCTAAAGGGCAGCCACTTCGTACAGTTGTGTAGTCAGCGATGCGTTCCTATCCTGTTTCTCCAGAATACTGCTCCACATGCACCAGAGCCAACAAGTCTCTCACAG GCAGAGGATCACACCAATAGATTAAAGGCACAGGCCTCCATGATGGCTGCAGTTGCTTGTGCTGGTGTGCCCAAGATAACCCTTGTAATTGGTGGCTGTTACGGGAATGAAAGTTATGCCATG tGTGGGAGGTCATTTGATCcaaacttcctgttcctgtggcCTAATGCAAGAGTTGCCCTTGTGGATTCAAGACATATTTCCACATTCCCACAAGCTAGGGATGATGACTGCATAGGAGATGACTCGGAGTTAAAGCATCTAAAAGAAAA GCTAGATGAAGAAAGCAGTGCATTTCACTCCTCTGCTCGACTCTGGGATGATGGCATAATACTGCCACAGAATTCTAGGAAG GTGATTGCACAGTGCTTAACAATTATGAAACAGCAGAAGTACCAGATTGCATCTCTGCAACGCTACCCTGTTATCAGACTGTAA
- the LOC119859825 gene encoding methylcrotonoyl-CoA carboxylase beta chain, mitochondrial-like isoform X3, whose product MAPPSEDPAGRPGGGILAVTGVGRPRGDPGAVLSGLLAQPPAPGAGGVALWGSRACRGSSLGRLRAMWNNITVCSLWRPSPSFMSSRIQTLTRLFIRNYKDFCKDRQTIWTLQNSLCQVMKKTVPTLKCNMFPRCFVSNKARYGQYTKTFPVLDGSIPSVCEHVFEENLRNSEACIQRYSELLCKVSKGGGENAILRHTQRNKKLLVRERLRMLLDDETFLELSPFAGFDLPYGDVPAAGCLTGIGKICGIWCVFIANDATIKGGTIYPISVKKQLRAQQIAIQNRLLSVYLVDSGGAFLPLQAELFPDESHGGRIFYNEAIMSAMKIPQVAVVCGSCTAGGAYLPTMAEETVIIDKIGTMFLAGPPLVKAATGEDISSEDLGGARMHSKHLVGIVANNGELTHDASLKGSHFVQLCSQRCVPILFLQNTAPHAPEPTSLSQAEDHTNRLKAQASMMAAVACAGVPKITLVIGGCYGNESYAMCGRSFDPNFLFLWPNARVALVDSRHISTFPQARDDDCIGDDSELKHLKEKLDEESSAFHSSARLWDDGIILPQNSRKVIAQCLTIMKQQKYQIASLQRYPVIRL is encoded by the exons ATGGCCCCACCCTCGGAGGATCCCGCGGGCAGGCCCGGGGGCGGGATCCTGGCAGTGACTGGCGTGGGCAGGCCCCGGGGAGATCCCGGAGCGGTGCTCAGCGGGCTGCTCGCCCAGCCGCCCGCCCCTGGCGCCGGCGGAGTCGCTCTGTGGGGCAGCAGGGCATGCCGGGGCAGCAGTTTGGGGCGGCTGAG GGCCATGTGGAACAATATCACTGTGTGCTCGCTCTGGAGACCTTCTCCTAGCTTCATGTCTTCAAGAATCCAAACCTTAACTCGTTTATTCATAAGAAATTATAAGGACTTCTGCAAAGACAGACAAACAATATGGACACTACAAAATAGTCTCTGCCAGGTTATGAAAAAGACTGTCCCCACATTGAAATGTAATATGTTTCCCCGTTGTTTTGTAAGTAACAAAGCAAGATACGGACAGTATACAAAAACCTTCCCTGTTTTAGATGGAAGTATCCCTTCTGTATGTGAACATGTGTTTGAAGAAAACTTAAGGAATAGTGAGGCTTGTATTCAAAG ATATTCAGAGTTGCTTTGCAAGGTCAGTAAAGGAGGCGGAGAGAATGCAATCTTGCGTCATACCCAAAGGAACAAGAAGTTGCTTGTTCGTGAACGCCTAAGAATGCTCCTCGATGACGAAACTTTTCTTGAGCTGTCCCCTTTTGCAGGCTTTGATTTGCCATATGGTGATGTCCCTGCAGCTGGATGCCTCACTG GAATTGGAAAGATCTGTGGAATCTGGTGTGTCTTTATTGCAAACGACGCAACAATTAAAGGTGGGACCATTTATCCAATTTCAGTGAAGAAACAGCTAAGAGCTCAACAAATAGCAATTCAAAACAGACTTTTATCGGTGTATCTAGTTGACAGCGGGGGAGCATTCCTACCACTACAG GCAGAACTCTTTCCTGACGAGTCTCATGGTGGCCGAATATTCTACAATGAGGCAATAATGTCTGCTATGAAAATCCCTCAG GTGGCAGTGGTGTGTGGTTCTTGTACAGCTGGGGGTGCCTACCTTCCTACCATGGCAGAGGAAACTGTGATTATAGACAAAATCGGTACTATGTTTCTTGCTGGACCCCCTTTGGTTAAAGCTGCCACAGGAGAAGATATCTCTTCTGAGGACCTAGGAGGAGCCAGAATGCACTCTAA ACACCTAGTTGGGATAGTGGCTAACAATGGTGAGCTGACTCATGATGCTTCTCTAAAGGGCAGCCACTTCGTACAGTTGTGTAGTCAGCGATGCGTTCCTATCCTGTTTCTCCAGAATACTGCTCCACATGCACCAGAGCCAACAAGTCTCTCACAG GCAGAGGATCACACCAATAGATTAAAGGCACAGGCCTCCATGATGGCTGCAGTTGCTTGTGCTGGTGTGCCCAAGATAACCCTTGTAATTGGTGGCTGTTACGGGAATGAAAGTTATGCCATG tGTGGGAGGTCATTTGATCcaaacttcctgttcctgtggcCTAATGCAAGAGTTGCCCTTGTGGATTCAAGACATATTTCCACATTCCCACAAGCTAGGGATGATGACTGCATAGGAGATGACTCGGAGTTAAAGCATCTAAAAGAAAA GCTAGATGAAGAAAGCAGTGCATTTCACTCCTCTGCTCGACTCTGGGATGATGGCATAATACTGCCACAGAATTCTAGGAAG GTGATTGCACAGTGCTTAACAATTATGAAACAGCAGAAGTACCAGATTGCATCTCTGCAACGCTACCCTGTTATCAGACTGTAA
- the LOC119859825 gene encoding methylcrotonoyl-CoA carboxylase beta chain, mitochondrial-like isoform X2, with amino-acid sequence MWNNITVCSLWRPSPSFMSSRIQTLTRLFIRNYKDFCKDRQTIWTLQNSLCQVMKKTVPTLKCNMFPRCFVSNKARYGQYTKTFPVLDGSIPSVCEHVFEENLRNSEACIQRYSELLCKVSKGGGENAILRHTQRNKKLLVRERLRMLLDDETFLELSPFAGFDLPYGDVPAAGCLTGIGKICGIWCVFIANDATIKGGTIYPISVKKQLRAQQIAIQNRLLSVYLVDSGGAFLPLQAELFPDESHGGRIFYNEAIMSAMKIPQVAVVCGSCTAGGAYLPTMAEETVIIDKIGTMFLAGPPLVKAATGEDISSEDLGGARMHSKVSGCVDHFASSEKEAYECVRNIILTLNYELPPEETLEYDDPLYSAEELLGLAPRGYSYTLHIKLILSRLIDGSRFQEFKAEYGTTLVTGFAHMEGHLVGIVANNGELTHDASLKGSHFVQLCSQRCVPILFLQNTAPHAPEPTSLSQAEDHTNRLKAQASMMAAVACAGVPKITLVIGGCYGNESYAMCGRSFDPNFLFLWPNARVALVDSRHISTFPQARDDDCIGDDSELKHLKEKLDEESSAFHSSARLWDDGIILPQNSRKVIAQCLTIMKQQKYQIASLQRYPVIRL; translated from the exons ATGTGGAACAATATCACTGTGTGCTCGCTCTGGAGACCTTCTCCTAGCTTCATGTCTTCAAGAATCCAAACCTTAACTCGTTTATTCATAAGAAATTATAAGGACTTCTGCAAAGACAGACAAACAATATGGACACTACAAAATAGTCTCTGCCAGGTTATGAAAAAGACTGTCCCCACATTGAAATGTAATATGTTTCCCCGTTGTTTTGTAAGTAACAAAGCAAGATACGGACAGTATACAAAAACCTTCCCTGTTTTAGATGGAAGTATCCCTTCTGTATGTGAACATGTGTTTGAAGAAAACTTAAGGAATAGTGAGGCTTGTATTCAAAG ATATTCAGAGTTGCTTTGCAAGGTCAGTAAAGGAGGCGGAGAGAATGCAATCTTGCGTCATACCCAAAGGAACAAGAAGTTGCTTGTTCGTGAACGCCTAAGAATGCTCCTCGATGACGAAACTTTTCTTGAGCTGTCCCCTTTTGCAGGCTTTGATTTGCCATATGGTGATGTCCCTGCAGCTGGATGCCTCACTG GAATTGGAAAGATCTGTGGAATCTGGTGTGTCTTTATTGCAAACGACGCAACAATTAAAGGTGGGACCATTTATCCAATTTCAGTGAAGAAACAGCTAAGAGCTCAACAAATAGCAATTCAAAACAGACTTTTATCGGTGTATCTAGTTGACAGCGGGGGAGCATTCCTACCACTACAG GCAGAACTCTTTCCTGACGAGTCTCATGGTGGCCGAATATTCTACAATGAGGCAATAATGTCTGCTATGAAAATCCCTCAG GTGGCAGTGGTGTGTGGTTCTTGTACAGCTGGGGGTGCCTACCTTCCTACCATGGCAGAGGAAACTGTGATTATAGACAAAATCGGTACTATGTTTCTTGCTGGACCCCCTTTGGTTAAAGCTGCCACAGGAGAAGATATCTCTTCTGAGGACCTAGGAGGAGCCAGAATGCACTCTAA AGTCAGTGGCTGTGTTGACCATTTTGCATCTTCAGAAAAGGAAGCGTATGAATGTGTTAGAAATATTATCTTGACGCTAAATTATGAACTTCCACCAGAGGAAACTTTGGAGTATGATGATCCTCTGTACAGTGCTGAAGAGCTCCTGGGGCTTGCACCACGAGGTTATAGCTATACTCTACATATAAAACTG ATTTTGAGCCGTCTGATAGATGGAAGCAGGTTCCAGGAATTCAAAGCTGAATATGGAACAACATTAGTAACGGGATTTGCCCATATGGAAGG ACACCTAGTTGGGATAGTGGCTAACAATGGTGAGCTGACTCATGATGCTTCTCTAAAGGGCAGCCACTTCGTACAGTTGTGTAGTCAGCGATGCGTTCCTATCCTGTTTCTCCAGAATACTGCTCCACATGCACCAGAGCCAACAAGTCTCTCACAG GCAGAGGATCACACCAATAGATTAAAGGCACAGGCCTCCATGATGGCTGCAGTTGCTTGTGCTGGTGTGCCCAAGATAACCCTTGTAATTGGTGGCTGTTACGGGAATGAAAGTTATGCCATG tGTGGGAGGTCATTTGATCcaaacttcctgttcctgtggcCTAATGCAAGAGTTGCCCTTGTGGATTCAAGACATATTTCCACATTCCCACAAGCTAGGGATGATGACTGCATAGGAGATGACTCGGAGTTAAAGCATCTAAAAGAAAA GCTAGATGAAGAAAGCAGTGCATTTCACTCCTCTGCTCGACTCTGGGATGATGGCATAATACTGCCACAGAATTCTAGGAAG GTGATTGCACAGTGCTTAACAATTATGAAACAGCAGAAGTACCAGATTGCATCTCTGCAACGCTACCCTGTTATCAGACTGTAA